From Caldisalinibacter kiritimatiensis, a single genomic window includes:
- a CDS encoding ABC transporter ATP-binding protein has protein sequence MKNITKMFGDFKANDNISLTVHKGEVHALLGENGAGKTTLMNVLYGLYQPTSGEIFINEKKVNITDPNVAIKHGIGMVHQHFMLVEPFTVAENIILGRETTKALGTLDMKQAIEDVKKLSEKYGLYVDPSAKIQDITVGMQQRVEILKALYRGAEILILDEPTAVLTPQEIRELIVIIRNLTKEGKSIIIITHKLKEIKQVADYCTIIRRGKYIDTVDVSITSEEELASKMVGREVNFKVDKEDREKGETVLKLENLKVKDNRGIYAVDGLSLEVKAGEILGLAGVDGNGQSELIEAITGLREVDSGKVYINGKDITSKKPREIIESKVGTIPEDRQKRGLVLDFTVAENMILENYYKEPFSKKGIMDENKIKDFAKKLIKKFDVRPENENLKAKALSGGNQQKVIIAREVTNDPDLLIAAQPTRGLDVGAIEYVHKALVEQRDKNKAVLLVSLELDEVLNVSDRIAVIYEGKIVGVLDAKEADENTLGLMMAGGGVQDGQQ, from the coding sequence ATGAAAAATATTACAAAGATGTTTGGTGACTTTAAAGCAAATGACAACATAAGTCTTACAGTACACAAAGGTGAAGTACATGCATTATTAGGTGAGAATGGGGCAGGAAAAACTACCTTAATGAATGTTTTATATGGATTGTATCAACCGACATCGGGTGAGATTTTTATTAATGAAAAAAAAGTGAATATAACAGACCCTAATGTAGCGATTAAACATGGTATAGGTATGGTCCATCAGCATTTTATGTTAGTAGAACCCTTTACTGTAGCGGAAAACATTATACTTGGAAGAGAAACTACTAAAGCTTTAGGGACACTGGACATGAAGCAAGCTATTGAAGATGTTAAGAAGCTTTCTGAAAAGTACGGATTATATGTAGACCCTAGTGCCAAAATACAGGATATTACTGTGGGAATGCAACAAAGAGTTGAAATTTTAAAAGCATTATATAGAGGTGCAGAGATATTAATTCTAGATGAGCCAACAGCTGTTTTAACACCTCAAGAGATACGAGAGCTTATTGTTATAATTAGAAATTTAACAAAAGAAGGTAAATCAATAATTATAATTACCCATAAACTAAAAGAAATAAAACAGGTAGCTGATTATTGTACAATTATCAGAAGAGGTAAATATATTGATACAGTTGATGTAAGTATTACATCGGAAGAAGAGTTAGCATCTAAGATGGTTGGTAGGGAAGTTAATTTTAAAGTAGATAAAGAAGATAGAGAAAAGGGAGAAACTGTACTAAAACTAGAAAACTTAAAGGTTAAAGATAATCGTGGTATTTATGCGGTTGATGGTTTATCGTTAGAGGTTAAGGCAGGAGAAATTCTTGGACTTGCTGGAGTAGACGGAAACGGACAAAGTGAACTTATTGAAGCTATAACAGGTTTAAGAGAAGTAGATAGCGGAAAGGTCTATATAAATGGGAAGGATATTACTAGTAAAAAACCTAGAGAGATAATTGAAAGTAAAGTTGGTACAATACCTGAGGATAGACAAAAAAGAGGACTTGTTCTTGATTTTACAGTAGCGGAGAATATGATATTAGAAAATTACTATAAAGAACCTTTTTCTAAAAAGGGGATTATGGATGAAAATAAAATTAAAGACTTTGCTAAAAAATTAATCAAGAAATTCGATGTGCGACCAGAAAATGAGAATTTAAAAGCGAAAGCTTTATCAGGAGGTAACCAACAAAAGGTTATTATAGCTAGAGAAGTAACTAATGACCCTGATTTATTAATAGCAGCTCAACCTACAAGAGGTCTTGACGTAGGGGCTATTGAATATGTACACAAGGCATTAGTTGAACAAAGAGATAAGAATAAAGCCGTGCTGTTAGTTTCGTTAGAGTTAGATGAAGTGTTAAATGTATCTGATAGAATTGCAGTAATTTATGAAGGAAAGATAGTAGGAGTGCTTGATGCTAAAGAAGCAGATGAAAATACATTAGGTCTAATGATGGCCGGAGGAGGTGTACAAGATGGCCAGCAATAA
- a CDS encoding ABC transporter permease, whose product MASNKSSLKEKLISSSLSFTLFSVLVGLITGAIALLIAGYNPLEAYGVILRGIFSKPKYIAWTIIYATPLIMTGLSVTFAFRTGLFNIGAEGQFIIGALVATLIGYFLNLPPVIHVIVVFLTAAIASGIWGGIAGYLKAKFGIHEVIATIMLNWIALYLNTYIVMLPGFKRPESESSYKILDSASTMILKGWKESEAGIQWLSNHPILKDIFKAPVNWGFLIAILLAALVWYILNKTTLGYELRSVGFNKYAAEYGGINVDKSMVTSMVIAGALAGIAGAVQVTGYTECVSKLAAMEGYGFDGIAVSLIGGNTAFGNIFAGLLFGALKYAGPNIQFALNAPAEMVDIVIGTIVFFIAIPKFVKMVFTTFAKERGEKNVK is encoded by the coding sequence ATGGCCAGCAATAAATCTAGTTTAAAAGAAAAGCTTATATCTAGTTCACTATCATTCACGCTGTTCTCGGTATTAGTTGGTCTTATCACAGGCGCTATTGCATTATTAATAGCTGGTTACAATCCATTAGAGGCATACGGAGTTATTTTAAGAGGTATATTCAGTAAACCTAAATATATAGCATGGACTATTATTTATGCAACACCGTTAATTATGACTGGACTTTCGGTTACCTTTGCATTTAGAACAGGTCTTTTCAACATAGGAGCAGAAGGTCAGTTTATTATAGGTGCTTTAGTAGCAACTCTTATAGGATACTTTTTAAACCTTCCTCCAGTTATACACGTGATAGTAGTGTTTTTAACAGCTGCTATAGCATCAGGAATATGGGGAGGAATTGCAGGATATTTAAAAGCTAAATTTGGAATTCACGAGGTTATAGCTACTATTATGTTAAATTGGATAGCACTTTATTTAAATACTTATATAGTTATGCTTCCTGGATTTAAAAGACCAGAAAGTGAATCTTCTTATAAGATATTAGATTCAGCAAGTACTATGATATTAAAAGGGTGGAAGGAATCAGAAGCAGGAATTCAATGGCTTTCAAATCATCCAATTCTAAAAGATATCTTCAAGGCCCCTGTTAACTGGGGATTCTTAATTGCTATTTTATTAGCTGCATTGGTATGGTATATATTAAATAAAACTACATTAGGATATGAATTAAGGTCTGTTGGATTTAACAAATATGCAGCAGAGTATGGAGGAATCAATGTAGATAAAAGTATGGTAACTTCAATGGTTATAGCTGGAGCTTTAGCGGGAATAGCTGGAGCTGTGCAAGTTACAGGATATACAGAATGTGTGTCAAAATTAGCTGCAATGGAAGGTTATGGATTCGATGGTATTGCTGTGTCTCTTATTGGTGGTAATACTGCCTTTGGAAATATATTTGCAGGACTTTTATTTGGTGCCCTTAAATATGCAGGTCCTAACATACAATTTGCCTTAAATGCACCAGCAGAGATGGTGGACATAGTAATAGGAACAATCGTATTCTTTATTGCTATACCTAAGTTTGTTAAGATGGTGTTTACGACTTTTGCTAAGGAAAGAGGTGAAAAAAATGTTAAA
- a CDS encoding BMP family lipoprotein codes for MAKKVLSLVLIATLVLTLAVGCSGGKEEAGLKVAMVTDVGGVNDQSFNQSAWEGLQKAEKELGIKASYAQSNQEGDYEPNLEKLLDAGNDLIWGIGYKMGDAIFEAAKNNPDQKYGIVDFTYGEDTPDNVVCVLFKAEQPSFLVGYIAAKMTETGKVGFVGGIEGAVIDAFDYGFHAGVKYANSDVEVLRQYADSFNDSAKGKTIAKNMFRDGADIVFHAAGGVGDGVIEAAKEEGKYAIGVDRDQNDMAPDNVISSAMKRVGNGMYNIVEELKNGNFPGGQTIVYGLADGAVGIAPTSDKHVPQEILDEVKELEQKIIDGEIEVPYNEATYNEFIDNYIE; via the coding sequence ATGGCTAAAAAAGTATTATCATTAGTTTTAATTGCAACTTTAGTGTTAACGTTAGCAGTGGGCTGTTCAGGCGGCAAAGAAGAAGCTGGACTAAAAGTTGCCATGGTAACAGACGTAGGTGGAGTTAATGACCAATCTTTTAACCAATCAGCTTGGGAAGGACTTCAAAAAGCTGAAAAAGAACTTGGAATCAAAGCTTCATACGCACAATCAAATCAAGAAGGTGACTATGAACCAAACTTAGAAAAACTTTTAGATGCAGGAAACGACTTAATTTGGGGTATAGGTTATAAAATGGGAGATGCAATATTTGAGGCAGCTAAGAATAACCCAGATCAAAAATATGGTATTGTTGATTTTACTTATGGTGAAGATACTCCAGACAATGTAGTATGTGTTCTTTTCAAAGCAGAACAACCTTCTTTCCTAGTTGGTTACATAGCAGCTAAAATGACTGAAACAGGAAAAGTAGGTTTTGTTGGTGGAATAGAAGGTGCTGTAATTGATGCATTCGATTATGGATTCCATGCAGGTGTTAAGTATGCAAATTCAGATGTAGAAGTATTAAGACAATATGCAGATTCATTTAATGATTCAGCTAAAGGTAAAACTATTGCTAAAAATATGTTCAGAGATGGTGCAGACATAGTATTCCATGCAGCTGGTGGTGTTGGTGATGGAGTAATTGAGGCTGCAAAAGAAGAAGGAAAATACGCAATTGGTGTAGATAGAGACCAAAATGACATGGCTCCAGATAATGTTATTTCTTCTGCAATGAAGAGAGTTGGAAATGGTATGTATAATATAGTTGAAGAGCTTAAAAATGGTAACTTCCCAGGTGGCCAAACAATTGTTTATGGTTTAGCTGATGGAGCAGTTGGAATTGCACCTACATCAGATAAGCATGTACCACAAGAAATCTTAGATGAAGTAAAAGAGTTAGAGCAAAAAATTATAGATGGAGAAATTGAAGTACCATATAATGAAGCAACTTACAATGAGTTTATAGATAACTACATTGAATAA